One stretch of Anguilla anguilla isolate fAngAng1 chromosome 5, fAngAng1.pri, whole genome shotgun sequence DNA includes these proteins:
- the LOC118226916 gene encoding zinc finger protein 143-like yields MLLAQINHDAQGMAEFQDAGGDAQHVTLCLAEAVAVADGDQMESMDTVSLQAVTLADGSTAYIQHSPKVSLSEGRLMDGQLIQLEDGSAAYVQHVSMPKAGGDTLRLEDGQAVQLEDGTTAYIQHTPKVFSAPEIYDQSTLQAVQLEDGTTAYIQHTVQMPETNTILAIQADGTVSDLQADGAIDPETISVLEQYTAKVESAECVMGAGLINRNDPDRGVQMQIVLQGQGGRSLLKAQQAGEKTFRCDYEGCGKLYTTAHHLKVHERSHTGDRPYMCDHPSCGKKFATGYGLKSHIRTHTGEKPYRCQEFNCHKSFKTSGDLQKHIRTHTGERPFKCPFEGCGRSFTTSNIRKVHIRTHTGERPYYCSEPGCGRAFASATNYKNHMRIHTGEKPYMCMVPGCDKRFTEYSSLYKHHVVHTPCKPYNCNHCGKTYKQISTLAMHKRTTHNDTEPIEEEQEAYFEPPTDAIDDPGVTYVPNVEEEDSGSEQVSTEVLGQQHVSLITQDGTQQVSISQADMQAMGNTITMVTQDGTTITVPAHEAVLSSGETHSVTMVTADGTEGQVAIVTPDLATFHAAQAELVQEHQRHLVTGSPQPVTLLATSNGTQIAVQLSEQPSLEEAIRIASRIQQGDTPGLDD; encoded by the exons ATGCTGTTAGCTCAGATTAACCACGACGCGCAGGGAATGGCAGAATTCCAGGATGCAGGCGGGGACGCCCAGCACGTCACGCTCTGTCTGGCTGAAGCCGTTGCCGTGGCAG ATGGCGATCAAATGGAGAGTATGGACACTGTAAGTCTGCAGGCTGTGACCCTTGCAGACGGCTCCACAgcatatatacagcacagtCCAAAAG TTTCCCTTTCAGAGGGCAGGTTAATGGATGGACAGCTTATCCAGCTCGAGGATGGATCAGCTGCCTACGTTCAACATGTCTCTATGCCAAAAGCAG GAGGCGACACTCTGAGACTAGAGGATGGCCAGGCTGTGCAGCTGGAAGATGGAACAACAGCTTACATTCAGCACACGCCCAAAG TGTTCTCTGCCCCAGAGATATATGACCAGAGCACCCTGCAGGCGGTGCAGCTGGAGGACGGCACCACCGCCTACATCCAGCACACCGTGCAGATGCCGGAGACCAACACCATCCTGGCCATCCAGGCCGACGGCACCGTGTCTGACTTGCAGGCCGACGGTGCCATCGACCCCGAGACCATCAGCGTGCTGGAGCAGTACACTGCCAAG GTGGAGAGTGCAGAGTGTGTCATGGGAGCAGGGCTGATTAACCGAAATGACCCTGACAGAGGTGTTCAGATGCAG ATTGTGCTGCAGGGTCAGGGAGGACGCAGCCTGCTCAAGGCCCAGCAGGCGGGAGAGAAGACCTTCCGCTGCGACTACGAGGGCTGTGGCAAACTCTACACTACGGCCCACCACCTAAAg GTACATGAGAGATCACACACAGGAGACAGGCCGTATATGTGTGATCATCCCAGCTGTGGGAAGAAGTTTGCCACAG GCTACGGCTTGAAGAGCCACATTCGGACGCACACAGGAGAGAAGCCATACCGCTGTCAAGAGTTCAACTGTCATAAATCATTCAAGACATCAGGGGACCTACAGAAGCACATTcggacacacacag GGGAGCGGCCATTCAAGTGTCCGTTTGAGGGCTGTGGGCGGTCCTTCACCACCTCGAACATCCGCAAGGTGCATATCCGCACGCACACGGGCGAGCGGCCGTACTACTGCTCCGAGCCGGGGTGCGGAAGGGCCTTCGCCAGTGCCACCAACTACAAGAACCACATGAGGATCCACACAG GGGAGAAGCCGTACATGTGCATGGTGCCAGGCTGCGACAAGCGCTTCACAGAGTACTCCAGCCTGTACAAGCACCACGTGGTCCACACCCCCTGCAAGCCCTACAACTGCAACCACTGTGGCAAGACCTACAAGCAGATCTCCACACTGGCCATGCACAAGCGCACGACACACAACGACACAGAGCCCAtcgaggaggagcaggaggcctACTTTGAGCCTCCCACAG ACGCCATTGATGACCCTGGAGTTACCTATGTACCGAATGTGGAAGAGGAGGATTCTGGGTCGGAACAGGTGTCCACTGAGGTCCTAGGGCAACAGCACGTGTCCCTTATTACCCAAGATGGAACCCAGCAG GTCAGTATCTCCCAGGCTGACATGCAGGCCATGGGAAACACGATCACCATGGTAACGCAAGATGGCACCACAATCACTGTCCCGGCACATGAGGCGGTGCTTTCGTCGGGCGAGACGCACTCGGTCACCATGGTGACAGCAGATGGTACTGAAGGCCAG gtggccATCGTGACCCCTGACCTGGCCACATTCCATGCGGCGCAGGCTGAGCTGGTGCAGGAGCACCAGCGGCACCTGGTGACCGGCAGCCCTCAACCCGTCACCCTGCTGGCCACCTCCAACGGCACCCAGATCGCCGTCCAG CTCAGCGAACAGCCATCTTTGGAAGAAGCCATTAGAATAGCCTCAAGGATACAACAAGGGGATACTCCCGGACTCGATGATTAA